The window TATATTCATAGATATTCCACTTATAGCCTCTAAACCAAGTGCTCCCCCTAAAATATTACCTGTTTCATAGGCTGCGCATCCTATCCCTATAGCCGAAACTACCAAAATGATACTCCCGTATTTTGCTATGGGATTAGTAAATTGTTCTCTCAGTGCAGATCCAAGTCCTTTTCTGGTTACGATACCAAGTCTTGCTGACATCTCTTGTAAAACCACTGTTGCGAAAATGGAAAATACCATGGCCCAGATGAGTGAATACCCAAATTTTGCACCTGCTATTGATGCTGTAGTGATAGTTCCCGGACCGATAAATGCTGCAGTAACAATGGCAGCAGGTCCCATAGTTTTCAATTTTTGTAGAAACCCCTTTTTTTCTACTTGTACAGTTGCTGATTCCATATTGATTCCCCCTTTTCAAATTAAAATGTTTCATATATTAAACCGACGGTTTATTTAACTTGTATAATTAAAGTTCCCTCGCCATATCTTATAAAAACCCCTTGGCTAACAGGAACTTATGTGTTCTTAATTGTGAATATAATAAAAAATCGCTATACTTTCAAGGTAACAGTTTTGAAAGTAAAACGACTTTTAACTTTTCTAGTTTAAGAATAAAGGGTTACTTTATTCTTGCCAGCAAGATGCCATTTACCCTGTTTATGATCTTTTTAATTTCTATGTCTGAAGTATATGATATTTTTCTTTTCCTGTCAATTTTTTTTTATGAATTTTTTTTAATTTAATTTTTTTAAATTCAATTTTTAAAAATTTTAATCGGATCTGCCTTAAAATTTTTTCATAAAAATCCATTGTTTATGGGCTTACTTTGACATTCTCTGTCCTGATATGCTATCTTATATTTAAAGGCAAAAAATAACAGGAGATGGTGAATATATTATGACTATTAATGATAATAGCATTAATCAAAGCTTGGATAAGGCTTTGAGCCTGCTAGAGTATTTTGATGCTGAAAACCCCAGCAGGGGGCTGAGTGAAATTTCACGTCTTTCTTCTATTCCTAAAGCAACTGTATACAGATTGTTAAACACCTTTGAAAAAAATGGATATCTCGTAAAAATTGATACTGGTGGTAAACAGGGGCAATACAAGCTTGGAATGAAATTTCTAGAATTAGGAACAATGGTTTCAGAATCTATAGAGTTAAAAGAGATTGCCTTCCCTCATATGAAAAAACTTAGAGATGAGATAAATGAAGATGTTCAGCTAGTAATAAGAGACAAAGACCATGCAATCTATGTGGAAAAGCTGATCAGCAAACATCCAGTAAGACTCTATACAAAAATAGGTCGGACTGCCTCCCTAAATGCAGGGGCGTGTCCAAGGGCAATTCTTTCCTTTTTGAAAGATGATGAGATTCAATCAATTATAAAAAATACAGAGTTTGTGAAATATACCGAAAACACCATAATGGACAAGGAAAAACTCTGGGAATCAATAGTGGAGAGTAGAAAAAACGGGTACACAATAAGCTACAGTGAGATGGAGAGGCAGACCATAGGTATAGGGGCACCCATCTTTGACTATACGAAAAAGGTTATAGGAGCTCTCAGTACTGCCGGGCCTGACCAGCGATTCACAGCTGATAAATTTCCAGATATAATAAAAAAAGTAAAAGAAACTGCAATAAAAATTTCAAGAGAACTTGGTTACAAAGGATAATGAGGGGGAAACCCTTCATTTTTTATATTTAAACTGTGAATGTAAAATACAATACATAAACTCTCTAGACATCTGAGTTTTTTTGTGTTATCATTCAGAAAATGAATAATAAACCATCGGTTCGATATTTAAAACGAATGATGGCTTAGGGAGGTAGTTAAAATGTTTCAAGTTGACCTCAACAGTGACCTTGGAGAAAGTTTTGGTAACTATAAAATAG is drawn from uncultured Ilyobacter sp. and contains these coding sequences:
- a CDS encoding IclR family transcriptional regulator codes for the protein MTINDNSINQSLDKALSLLEYFDAENPSRGLSEISRLSSIPKATVYRLLNTFEKNGYLVKIDTGGKQGQYKLGMKFLELGTMVSESIELKEIAFPHMKKLRDEINEDVQLVIRDKDHAIYVEKLISKHPVRLYTKIGRTASLNAGACPRAILSFLKDDEIQSIIKNTEFVKYTENTIMDKEKLWESIVESRKNGYTISYSEMERQTIGIGAPIFDYTKKVIGALSTAGPDQRFTADKFPDIIKKVKETAIKISRELGYKG